TGCCCTGCGGTTCCCCTATCTTTCGATAGCGCAAGCCCGCCGGCATCCAGAAAGATTTTTCCTGTTCGACGATTATGTCCAATCACGGCGCTCAAAACACTCAAGGCGATATCATTCAACGAACAAACGCCCAAACCATATTGAAAAAGGTCATAAAAAACAAATACACCAGGTCGAATTTCAGTTACTTCTTCAAAATTCTCAGATACCACCATAGTCGGCGTAGAGCCAACACTTACAGTGTCACACTTGATCCCTGCTTCTCTGAGACGATGTGCAGCCAGGACACAACCCTCTCGCTCAAGATCAGCCAGGTTTTTAATGCAGTCGAGACTATGACAATTGTAAGAACTGCCACAGTGCGTCATCACACCACAAAATTCGATATTTTGCGCAGAATCTAAAAGTTGCCCCATCGGCAATAAGTCTTCAGAATCAGGCGCGATTCCTGTTCTATGCCCGTCGGTGTCAATTTCAATCAAACATTGAATCTGAAAATCCCACGCTTGTTGAGCATTACTCCAATCGACAAGCTGTTGCGCCACTACCATATCATTAACGATAACCTTAAGGCTAATACCCCGAGCATATAATCTTGCTACACGTTCAAATTTTCGTGGTTCCAGACAGACGGCATACAGGATATCTTTATAGCCTCCCGCCGCAAAATACTCGGCTTCTTGTAAGGTTGAGACGGTAATACCAGAGTGAGACGAATCGCAGAGCATCGCTGCAATATCTAAAGATTTAGCGGTTTTAAGGTGAGCGCGTAATGACACACCAAAACGGTTGGCTTTCGCTTTCATCACAGCAATATTGTGTTGTAGTCGTTCGTGCTCAACCAGCAAAGAAGGTGTGGGTAAATTTTCAATCAGTGCCATTCGTTTAACCTGTTTTTCCAGCCCGCTGGTTACACATATTTCAACGCTTCACGTTTACTTAATCCCGATAATTGAGCTTCATGCTGATTCACAAACATGCTTACCCAA
Above is a window of Paraneptunicella aestuarii DNA encoding:
- a CDS encoding alanine racemase; this encodes MALIENLPTPSLLVEHERLQHNIAVMKAKANRFGVSLRAHLKTAKSLDIAAMLCDSSHSGITVSTLQEAEYFAAGGYKDILYAVCLEPRKFERVARLYARGISLKVIVNDMVVAQQLVDWSNAQQAWDFQIQCLIEIDTDGHRTGIAPDSEDLLPMGQLLDSAQNIEFCGVMTHCGSSYNCHSLDCIKNLADLEREGCVLAAHRLREAGIKCDTVSVGSTPTMVVSENFEEVTEIRPGVFVFYDLFQYGLGVCSLNDIALSVLSAVIGHNRRTGKIFLDAGGLALSKDRGTAGQNVDYGYGLVCNLQGQVIQESLIVEDVNQEHGIVSVSDDSLFERFPIGSLVRILPNHACMTAAAYEYYEIVKQGKVIDRWSRCNGWNE